ACCTTTCCACCGCGGAAATCCTCGAGCAGGTTCGTGTCGCCGCCAAGGCCATGGCATCCGGGGCAGTCGCCGGCGGCCCGGGACGTCTGAGCAATGTCGTCTTCATGGGCGAGGGCGAGCCCATGGGCAACTACAAATCCGTGCTTGCCGCCGTTCGTCAGATCAGTGCCATGCCGCCGGTCGGTTTTGGTATTTCGGCGCGTAACATCACCATCTCCACCGTCGGCGTCGTTCCCGGCATCAAAAAGCTGACGAACGAGGGAATTCCCGTACGTCTCGCCGTTTCCCTGCACGCCCCCAACGACACCCTTCGCGATGAGCTGGTGCCGATGAACCGACGTTTCGATTCCGAACAGGTACTTGATGCCGCCCATGATTACTATCTGGCCAGCCATCGCCGGGTGAGCATCGAATACGCACTGATGCGAGGCATCAACGACCAGGCGGAGCACGCCCGCCAACTGGCGCATCGTCTGAACCATTACGGCGACAACTGGGTGCACGTCAATCCGATTCCGCTGAACCCTATCGAGGGCTCGAAATGGACCGCCTCCAAACCCGAGGACGAAGAACGCTTCCTCGATATCCTGCATAGCGCCGGCATCACCGCGACATTGCGCGATACCCGTGGTTCGGATATCGACGGCGCCTGCGGACAGCTGGCGGCCAAGAACATCCGGGCATAAATCTCTGCCTCTTCAACGGGTTCTTTCCCATTTACACGTTTCCTTTTGTGCCAGTTGCTGTTGGGTTAGAGGCAAAAACGCCATCTTCTGCCTCTAACCCAACAGCAACTGTGTTTTCATAAAGGGTTGGAGGCAGGTTTCCCATTTCCTGCCTCCAACCCAATAGAAACAGTGGCGATGAAGTGGGAAAGGGGCAGGATTTTCGTAAACTGCCCTTGACCCATCCGAAAGTCGCGGATTGCTGTGCCGGGCAGTGAAGGATGTGTACCTACTGGCAATGGCTTACCTTGTTTCGTGAGATATCTGATATTCGAACAGCGTTTATGGTCTAGGCTTAAACCAATGATTTGTTGACAAATAGGAGTTGCACTATGTCATTGGCGGTACGAGTGATTCCATGTCTGGATGTGGATGAGGGACGGGTGGTCAAAGGCGTCCATTTCGAGAACCTGCGCGATGCCGGCGATCCTGTCGAGCTTGCGGGACGCTATTACGATGAGGGTGCCGACGAACTCACCTTTCTCGATGTCACGGCCTCGAGCAGCCATCGGCAGACCATGATGGACGTGGTCGCGCGCACCGCAGGCCAGATTTTCATCCCGTTGACCGTTGGAGGAGGCGTCCGCACCGTGGGCGACGTCGATGCACTGCTGCGCAGCGGAGCGGATAAGGTCAGCGTCAACACCGCCGCCATCAACAATCCCGGGCTCATCAGTCAGGTCGCCGAGCGTTTCGGCAACCAGGTCCTGGTGCTTTCCGTCGATGCACGGCGTGAACAGGGGGAGCAGCACACCGAGTCCGGTTTCGAGGTCACCACGATGGGCGGACGGCATTCCACCGGTATCGATGCACTGTGGTGGGCGAAACGCGCGCAGGAGCTTGGCGTCGGCGAGATACTGCTTAATTCGATGGATGCCGACGGCACCGGAAACGGGTTCGATATCGAGATGCTCAAAGCCATGCGCAAGGTGGTCGATATCCCCTTGATCGCCAGCGGCGGCGCCGGAAAACTCGAGGATTTCCCGCCTGCTGTCGAAGCCGGGGCGGACGCGGTGCTCGCGGCTTCCGTGTTCCATTACGGCAAGATGACCATCGCCCAGGTCAAGGCAACCATGAAAGAGCATGGCATCACCGTCCGTGAGCCTGTACACGCCTGATCCGCCGAATGACCGTCTGGGTATCCTTAACCGGATATGGAGACATGACGTCGAATTCGCAGCTGGCAGGTGATTGCATGCAGAAAATAAGGAAAGTTGAAAAGCCAAAAAGATGAAGAGCAACGATATTGTCTACGATAATGCCGAAACGCTGGATCCAAGGCTTGCGGCAAGGCTCAAACGCGATGACAAGGGGCTTGTAGCCGCCGTCATCCAGCAGTACGATTCCCAGCAAGTGCTGATGGTCGGCTACATGAACGACGAGGCGCTGCGCCGCACCCTCACCACCGGCAGGGTCACGTTCTGGTCGCGATCCCGTCAGGAATACTGGCGTAAAGGAGACACCTCCGGCCATGTCCAGTATGTCAAAAGCCTTTCGCTGGACTGCGATGGCGACGCGCTGCTTGTCGAAGTCGACCAGGTGGGGGCGGCCTGCCATACCGGTGCGCGTTCCTGTTTCGAACAAGGAGGGGAAGTCCCCGTCGTCGTGGGCGAACGCAAGCCGGCGGACGCCGCCAACGACGTCTGCCGCTGAGGTGAGCGGGTTATGGCCACGCGTA
The window above is part of the Bifidobacterium sp. ESL0704 genome. Proteins encoded here:
- the rlmN gene encoding 23S rRNA (adenine(2503)-C(2))-methyltransferase RlmN; amino-acid sequence: MMNDAVQDNSKNGGPASVLSPTNEPVESGVTAGGNSGAFRDVLAKNHARRGKPPLHFADMNEEQRIETAKQLGMPKFRIKQLGNHYFEHFDNDVSAFTDFPAAKREAAQQAFFPTLIREVTRQVADNGTTVKTLWELFDGSHIESVLMRYPNRATLCISSQVGCGMGCPFCATGGLGLTRNLSTAEILEQVRVAAKAMASGAVAGGPGRLSNVVFMGEGEPMGNYKSVLAAVRQISAMPPVGFGISARNITISTVGVVPGIKKLTNEGIPVRLAVSLHAPNDTLRDELVPMNRRFDSEQVLDAAHDYYLASHRRVSIEYALMRGINDQAEHARQLAHRLNHYGDNWVHVNPIPLNPIEGSKWTASKPEDEERFLDILHSAGITATLRDTRGSDIDGACGQLAAKNIRA
- the hisF gene encoding imidazole glycerol phosphate synthase subunit HisF; translated protein: MSLAVRVIPCLDVDEGRVVKGVHFENLRDAGDPVELAGRYYDEGADELTFLDVTASSSHRQTMMDVVARTAGQIFIPLTVGGGVRTVGDVDALLRSGADKVSVNTAAINNPGLISQVAERFGNQVLVLSVDARREQGEQHTESGFEVTTMGGRHSTGIDALWWAKRAQELGVGEILLNSMDADGTGNGFDIEMLKAMRKVVDIPLIASGGAGKLEDFPPAVEAGADAVLAASVFHYGKMTIAQVKATMKEHGITVREPVHA
- the hisI gene encoding phosphoribosyl-AMP cyclohydrolase, which translates into the protein MKSNDIVYDNAETLDPRLAARLKRDDKGLVAAVIQQYDSQQVLMVGYMNDEALRRTLTTGRVTFWSRSRQEYWRKGDTSGHVQYVKSLSLDCDGDALLVEVDQVGAACHTGARSCFEQGGEVPVVVGERKPADAANDVCR